The following are encoded in a window of Arthrobacter woluwensis genomic DNA:
- the ffh gene encoding signal recognition particle protein, with amino-acid sequence MFNSLSDRLTATFKNLRGKGRLSEADVDATVREIRRALLDADVAVPVVREFASRVKERALGAEVSAALNPSQQIVKIVNEELVTILGGETRRLRLAKNPPTVIMLAGLQGAGKTTLAGKLSKWLKGQGHSPLLVACDLQRPNAVTQLQVVGQRAGVPVFAPHPGTTSEFDVPTGDPVAVAEAGVAEARQKLHDVVIVDTAGRLGVDAEMMDQARRIRQAINPDEVLFVIDAMIGQDAVNTANAFHEGVDFTGVVLSKLDGDARGGAALSVASVTGKPVMFASTGEGVDDFELFHPDRMASRILDMGDILSLIEQAEQNWDKDEAARMAKKFADQEDFTFDDFLAQMQQIRKMGSMKKMLMMMPGAQNMRQQLEQFDEREIDRVEAMVRSMTPHERVAPKIINGSRRARIARGSGVHVSEVNGLLERFGQAQKMMKKMAQGGMPGMPGMSMGAGGGTARKAAKKNAGKKKARSGNPAKAAQELREAEARKANRAPSGAAFGQQAQDFDPSTMELPKGFEKFLGK; translated from the coding sequence GTGTTCAATTCACTCTCTGACCGGCTCACAGCGACGTTCAAGAACCTCCGCGGCAAAGGCCGTCTGAGCGAGGCCGACGTCGATGCCACCGTCCGCGAGATCCGTCGCGCCCTGCTGGATGCCGACGTCGCCGTTCCCGTGGTGCGTGAGTTCGCCTCCCGCGTGAAGGAGCGCGCCCTCGGCGCCGAGGTCTCCGCTGCGCTGAACCCGAGCCAGCAGATCGTCAAGATCGTCAACGAGGAGCTCGTCACGATCCTGGGCGGCGAGACGCGCCGCCTGCGCCTGGCCAAGAACCCGCCCACCGTGATCATGCTCGCGGGTCTCCAGGGCGCCGGTAAGACCACTCTGGCCGGCAAGCTCTCCAAGTGGCTCAAGGGCCAGGGCCACAGCCCCCTGCTGGTGGCGTGTGACCTTCAGCGCCCCAACGCCGTGACGCAGCTGCAGGTCGTCGGTCAGCGTGCCGGCGTGCCGGTCTTCGCGCCGCACCCGGGCACCACCAGCGAGTTCGACGTCCCCACCGGCGATCCGGTCGCCGTCGCCGAGGCCGGCGTGGCCGAGGCCCGCCAGAAGCTGCACGACGTGGTCATCGTGGACACCGCCGGCCGCCTCGGCGTGGACGCCGAGATGATGGACCAGGCGCGCCGCATCCGCCAGGCCATCAACCCGGACGAGGTCCTGTTCGTCATCGACGCGATGATCGGCCAGGATGCCGTCAACACGGCCAACGCCTTCCACGAGGGCGTCGACTTCACCGGCGTCGTGCTGTCCAAGCTCGACGGCGACGCCCGAGGTGGCGCCGCGCTCTCAGTCGCCTCGGTGACCGGCAAGCCGGTCATGTTCGCCTCCACGGGCGAAGGCGTGGACGACTTCGAGCTCTTCCACCCGGACCGCATGGCCTCCCGCATCCTCGACATGGGCGACATCCTGTCCCTCATCGAGCAGGCCGAGCAGAACTGGGACAAGGACGAAGCCGCCCGGATGGCGAAGAAGTTCGCCGATCAGGAGGACTTCACCTTCGACGACTTCCTCGCCCAGATGCAGCAGATCCGCAAGATGGGCTCGATGAAGAAGATGCTCATGATGATGCCGGGCGCGCAGAACATGCGTCAGCAGCTGGAGCAGTTCGACGAGCGCGAGATCGACCGCGTCGAAGCGATGGTCCGTTCCATGACCCCGCACGAGCGGGTTGCCCCCAAGATCATCAACGGTTCGCGCCGCGCCCGCATCGCCCGTGGTTCCGGCGTGCACGTGTCCGAGGTCAACGGCCTCCTGGAGCGCTTCGGCCAGGCCCAGAAGATGATGAAGAAGATGGCGCAGGGTGGTATGCCGGGGATGCCCGGCATGTCGATGGGCGCCGGTGGCGGAACGGCCCGCAAGGCGGCCAAGAAGAACGCCGGCAAGAAGAAGGCCCGCTCGGGCAACCCGGCGAAGGCCGCCCAGGAGCTGCGCGAGGCCGAGGCCCGGAAGGCGAACCGCGCCCCGTCCGGCGCGGCGTTCGGGCAGCAGGCGCAGGACTTCGACCCGTCCACCATGGAGCTCCCCAAGGGCTTCGAGAAGTTCCTGGGCAAATAG
- a CDS encoding alpha/beta fold hydrolase: MVLNSTGALPRVVFVPGRDASGAAAWPRQHGLALEFDALFLKQPDGRALDAAAVLGTIADVPSVLVAHGEGATAAVQAAVEHPALVRALVLCEPWLPDLTAPRPQGTEGAIIPGVPMLVLSGGWEPAYERTARLLAESGAEHVVAPGAHRPQDSSEGAAAIKDFLRRTA; encoded by the coding sequence TTGGTCCTGAACAGCACCGGCGCGCTGCCCCGGGTGGTTTTCGTCCCCGGGCGTGACGCGTCCGGGGCCGCCGCCTGGCCGCGGCAGCACGGTCTGGCGCTCGAGTTCGACGCCTTGTTCCTGAAGCAGCCGGACGGTCGGGCGCTCGACGCCGCGGCCGTCCTCGGCACGATCGCCGACGTGCCGTCCGTTCTCGTGGCGCATGGTGAGGGCGCGACGGCGGCCGTGCAGGCCGCCGTCGAGCATCCCGCTCTGGTGCGGGCCCTGGTGCTGTGCGAACCGTGGCTGCCGGACCTCACGGCCCCGCGTCCCCAGGGGACCGAGGGCGCGATCATCCCGGGTGTCCCGATGCTCGTGCTGTCGGGCGGCTGGGAACCGGCCTACGAACGCACGGCCCGCCTGCTGGCCGAGTCCGGCGCGGAACACGTCGTGGCGCCGGGCGCGCACCGGCCGCAGGACTCCTCCGAGGGCGCGGCCGCGATCAAGGACTTCCTCCGCCGCACCGCCTGA
- the thiC gene encoding phosphomethylpyrimidine synthase ThiC produces the protein MKSLQQSPAHSLEFLTGDDGIAVPVTSIQLDDSPDGTANAPFQAYRTVGPGSEPEHGLPDLRAGWIRSRGDVEEYEGRQRDLLDDGRSAARRGAASEEWKGAQRPPLKARPGRRVTQMHYARAGIVTPEMRFVALRENCPVELVRSELAAGRAIIPANINHPESEPMIIGKAFLVKINANIGNSAVTSSIAEEVDKLHWATLWGADTVMDLSTGDDIHTTREWILRNSPVPIGTVPIYQALEKVNGDASALTWEVFRDTVIEQCEQGVDYMTIHAGVLLRYVPLTADRVTGIVSRGGSIMAGWCLAHHRENFLYTHFDELCEIFAQYDVAFSLGDGLRPGSTADANDAAQFAELDTLAELTTRAWEHDVQVMVEGPGHIPFHLVRENVERQQDLCDGAPFYTLGPLVTDVAPGYDHITSAIGATEIARYGTAMLCYVTPKEHLGLPNKDDVKTGVITYKIAAHAADLAKGHPGAHERDDALSKARFEFRWKDQFSLSLDPATAEAFHDETLPAEPAKTAHFCSMCGPKFCSMKISQDIRRDFGSREAQEATVEEALAQEALAGMAAKSREFRSQGGKVYVESIPVGAPQD, from the coding sequence ATGAAATCCTTGCAGCAATCCCCTGCCCACAGCCTGGAATTCCTCACGGGAGATGACGGCATCGCCGTGCCCGTGACGAGCATCCAGCTGGACGACTCCCCCGACGGGACGGCCAACGCCCCGTTCCAGGCGTACCGGACGGTGGGGCCGGGCAGCGAACCCGAGCATGGCCTTCCGGACCTCCGTGCCGGCTGGATACGATCCCGCGGCGACGTCGAAGAGTATGAGGGGCGTCAGCGTGATCTGCTCGACGACGGCCGCTCGGCCGCACGCCGTGGCGCCGCCTCCGAGGAATGGAAAGGCGCGCAGCGCCCGCCGCTGAAAGCACGGCCCGGCCGGCGGGTTACTCAGATGCACTACGCCCGCGCCGGGATCGTGACCCCGGAGATGCGGTTCGTGGCACTCCGCGAGAACTGCCCGGTGGAACTCGTCCGTTCCGAACTCGCCGCGGGCCGCGCGATCATCCCGGCCAACATCAACCACCCGGAGTCCGAGCCGATGATCATCGGCAAGGCCTTCCTGGTCAAGATCAACGCCAACATCGGAAACTCGGCCGTGACAAGCTCCATCGCCGAAGAGGTGGACAAACTCCACTGGGCCACCCTGTGGGGTGCGGACACGGTCATGGACCTCTCCACCGGGGACGACATCCACACCACGCGCGAGTGGATCCTGCGGAACTCCCCCGTGCCGATCGGGACCGTGCCCATCTACCAGGCACTCGAGAAGGTCAACGGCGACGCCTCGGCCCTCACCTGGGAGGTCTTCCGGGACACCGTGATCGAACAGTGCGAGCAGGGCGTGGACTACATGACCATCCACGCCGGCGTGCTCCTGCGGTACGTGCCGCTCACGGCGGACCGCGTCACGGGCATCGTCTCCCGCGGCGGCTCCATCATGGCCGGCTGGTGCCTGGCGCACCATCGGGAGAACTTCCTCTACACGCACTTCGACGAACTCTGCGAGATCTTCGCGCAGTACGACGTCGCCTTCTCCCTGGGCGACGGCCTGCGGCCCGGCTCGACGGCGGACGCCAACGACGCCGCACAGTTCGCCGAGCTGGACACGCTGGCCGAGCTCACCACGCGGGCGTGGGAGCACGACGTCCAAGTCATGGTCGAGGGCCCCGGGCACATCCCGTTCCACCTGGTCCGCGAGAACGTGGAACGCCAGCAGGACCTCTGCGACGGCGCCCCGTTCTACACGCTCGGCCCGCTCGTGACGGACGTCGCCCCAGGCTACGACCACATCACCTCGGCCATCGGCGCCACGGAGATCGCCCGCTACGGCACCGCCATGCTGTGTTACGTCACCCCCAAGGAGCATCTGGGGCTGCCGAACAAAGACGATGTGAAGACCGGCGTGATCACCTACAAGATCGCGGCCCACGCGGCGGACCTGGCCAAGGGCCACCCGGGAGCGCACGAACGGGACGACGCCCTGTCCAAGGCCCGGTTCGAGTTCCGCTGGAAGGACCAGTTCTCGCTGTCCCTCGACCCCGCCACGGCCGAGGCGTTCCATGACGAGACGCTGCCCGCCGAACCGGCCAAGACCGCGCACTTCTGTTCGATGTGCGGGCCGAAGTTCTGCTCCATGAAGATCTCCCAGGACATCCGGCGGGACTTCGGTTCGCGGGAAGCCCAGGAGGCCACGGTGGAGGAGGCCCTGGCTCAGGAGGCACTGGCCGGGATGGCGGCGAAGAGCCGGGAGTTCCGGTCCCAGGGCGGCAAGGTCTACGTGGAATCGATCCCGGTGGGCGCGCCCCAGGACTGA
- a CDS encoding amidohydrolase family protein yields MRRHPVIEFTGPVLLGPDDEALGLWSVDGRLTFRMPTVEPDLTLDGWVVPGLVDAHCHIGLVEGGAADEATSLAQARADLAAGTLLVRDAGSPADTRWLTGRADAPRIIRAARHVAASRRYLRGLALEVEDRDLVETVREQARLSVAADPRGWVKLVGDWIDRDAGDLRPSFPAELVAEAIAAAHEEGARVTAHCFGEEVLDDVIAAGIDCIEHATGLQPEHLPRLAEANIPIVPTLINIATFPDIVAQAEPKFPVYAAHMHALWEGRYENVARAYAAGVQVFAGTDAGSVIAHGRIADEVAELHRAGLPSVVALDAACWSAREWLGAENLEEGAPADVVLYAQDPRRNLGTLAAPRRVVLNGDLPGEKRPSGME; encoded by the coding sequence ATGCGACGTCACCCAGTCATCGAGTTCACGGGCCCCGTTCTGCTGGGGCCGGACGACGAAGCGCTCGGGCTCTGGTCCGTCGACGGGCGCCTGACGTTCAGGATGCCCACCGTGGAGCCGGACCTCACGCTGGACGGCTGGGTGGTTCCGGGTCTGGTGGACGCGCATTGCCATATCGGGCTGGTCGAGGGCGGCGCCGCGGATGAAGCCACCTCGCTGGCGCAGGCACGCGCCGATCTGGCCGCCGGCACTCTTCTGGTGCGCGACGCCGGGTCCCCTGCGGACACACGCTGGCTCACCGGCCGTGCGGACGCACCGCGCATCATCCGGGCGGCCCGCCACGTCGCCGCGTCCCGCCGCTACCTCCGCGGTCTGGCCCTCGAGGTCGAGGACCGGGACCTCGTGGAAACCGTCCGCGAACAGGCTCGCCTTTCCGTGGCCGCTGACCCGCGGGGCTGGGTGAAGCTGGTGGGGGACTGGATCGACCGCGACGCCGGCGACCTCCGCCCGTCCTTCCCCGCCGAGCTGGTCGCGGAGGCGATCGCCGCGGCCCACGAGGAAGGCGCCCGGGTCACGGCCCACTGCTTCGGCGAGGAGGTCCTGGACGATGTCATCGCCGCCGGGATCGACTGCATCGAACACGCGACGGGCCTTCAGCCCGAACACCTGCCCCGGCTCGCGGAGGCGAACATCCCGATCGTTCCCACCCTCATCAACATCGCCACCTTCCCGGACATCGTCGCCCAGGCCGAGCCGAAGTTCCCGGTCTATGCGGCTCATATGCACGCTCTCTGGGAGGGGCGGTACGAGAATGTGGCCCGCGCCTACGCCGCCGGGGTGCAGGTCTTCGCAGGCACGGATGCCGGCAGCGTGATCGCGCACGGCCGCATCGCGGACGAGGTCGCGGAGCTCCATCGGGCGGGGCTGCCGTCGGTGGTGGCTCTCGACGCCGCGTGCTGGTCCGCCCGCGAGTGGCTCGGAGCGGAGAACCTCGAGGAAGGCGCTCCGGCCGATGTGGTGCTGTACGCGCAGGACCCGCGGAGGAATCTTGGCACGCTGGCGGCGCCCCGCCGTGTGGTGCTGAACGGTGACCTGCCCGGGGAGAAGCGCCCCAGCGGTATGGAATAA
- a CDS encoding VOC family protein yields MNTSLPQSQDLLPADLSMGTVMLKVADMNLMSDYYQRALGLEVVAEQDGGLYLGRGDSALVHLEPAAGLQLPGRGEAGLFHTALLFEDQASLAATLATAASYDARLFQGSADHLVSQAFYFGDPEGNGIELYYDRPRSEWSWDGSTVVMDSLPLDPNGYLGEHLSEAALQQQRQARADVGHVHLQVGDVATAARFYVDTLGFERTAEIGNSALFVSAGGYHHHMAMNVWNSRGAGPRKDTLGLGEVLLQVPADDDVAALADRLRVAGVGHHHTGAELRFEDPWRNQVRVAVG; encoded by the coding sequence ATGAACACTTCGCTCCCGCAGTCCCAGGACCTTCTCCCCGCCGATCTGAGCATGGGGACCGTCATGCTCAAGGTCGCCGACATGAACCTCATGAGCGACTATTACCAGCGCGCGCTCGGCCTCGAGGTCGTCGCGGAGCAGGACGGCGGCCTCTACCTCGGACGTGGCGACTCCGCCCTCGTCCACCTGGAGCCGGCGGCCGGACTGCAGCTCCCGGGCCGGGGTGAGGCCGGGCTCTTCCACACTGCGCTCCTCTTCGAGGACCAGGCCTCCCTCGCCGCCACGCTGGCCACTGCCGCGTCCTATGACGCCCGGCTCTTCCAGGGCAGCGCCGACCACCTCGTCAGCCAGGCGTTCTACTTCGGCGATCCCGAGGGCAACGGCATCGAGCTGTACTACGACCGCCCGCGCAGCGAATGGTCCTGGGACGGGAGCACCGTCGTCATGGACTCCCTGCCGCTGGATCCCAACGGCTACCTCGGCGAGCACCTGAGCGAAGCGGCGTTGCAGCAGCAGCGGCAGGCGCGTGCCGACGTCGGGCACGTGCATCTGCAGGTGGGCGATGTCGCCACTGCCGCGCGCTTCTACGTGGACACGCTGGGCTTCGAGCGCACCGCCGAGATCGGGAACAGCGCGCTCTTCGTCTCGGCCGGCGGCTATCACCACCACATGGCCATGAACGTCTGGAACAGCCGCGGCGCCGGCCCTCGCAAGGACACGCTGGGCCTCGGCGAGGTGCTCCTCCAGGTCCCGGCGGACGACGACGTCGCGGCGCTCGCGGACCGTCTCCGCGTCGCCGGGGTGGGCCATCACCACACCGGTGCGGAATTGCGCTTCGAAGACCCGTGGCGCAACCAGGTGCGCGTCGCGGTGGGATAG